Proteins found in one Mangifera indica cultivar Alphonso chromosome 15, CATAS_Mindica_2.1, whole genome shotgun sequence genomic segment:
- the LOC123197862 gene encoding thyroid adenoma-associated protein homolog isoform X3, with product MGTRILRIIWNNLEDPLSQTVKQVHLVFDLFLDIESTLRRGEGGERIKSFLQKIASDLLCLGPRCKGRYAPLASLTKRLGTKPMLDMSPNLLFETVQAYIDDDVCTAATSFLKCFLECLRDECWSSDGIEGGYAVYRGHCLPPFLFGLASGTSKLRSNLNTYAVPVILDVDVDGVFPMLAFISVEPSEGNRLSYPKLVCTNMELRVEQQVAVLVSLLKVSRSLALIEGDIDWWKNSAELSTESVLENECNNCYALVCIKGIKFKVVVDWLVLALTHVDESLRVDAAESLFLNPKTATLPSHLELTLMKEAVPLNMRCCSTAFQMKWTSLFRKFFSRVRTALERQFKQGGWQPTVSFRDNDGSCTGTEETVIRRAEDLFNFMRWLSSFLFFSCYPSAPYKRKIMSMELILTMASIWSITPSQEKPGSVSPESCLYPYNKGFTSPDSTLVLVGSIIDSWDRLRESSFRILLHFPNPLPGISSEDMVQKVIAWSKKLVCSPRVRESDAGALTLRLMFRKYVLELGWIVRVSDIVCLPLQPQQVNRDEQVCKSRPPAIEYVKSLIDWLEVAVEEGEKDLSEACKNSFVHGILLALRYTFEELDWNSDAILSGYSEMRLLLEKLLELVMQITSLALWVVSADAWYLPEDMDDMINDDSFLLDVSEEMDGPTQALEDEDKKSKPTEDVRSSGQIVMVGCWLAMKEVSLLLGTIIRKIPLPSNDCSDSVESENRFSNAADVSMTTFSVPMLDLKQLEKIGNHFLEVLLKMKHNGAIDKTRAGFTALCNRLLCSNDPRLCRLTESWMEQLMERTVAKGQVVDDLLRRSAGIPAAFIALFLAEPEGAPKKLLPQALRWLIDVADRSLLDLTETKGLKKESQCLLENSNQQLKSALPSEMNATFKSSKIRDEGVIPTVHAFNIIRAVFNDTNLATDTSGFSAEALIVSIRSFSSPYWEIRNSACLAYTALVRRMIGFLNVQKRESARRGLTGLEFFHRYPSLHSFIFNELKLITELLGDTSLSQSESNLANVVHPSLCPMLILLSRLKPSPLASENGDDLDPFLFMPFIRRCSTQSNLKVRILASRALTGLVSNEKLPVVLQNIASELPYVGDHNTAIPASSSCPTSGTHRANSNLIHGILLQLGSLVDTNCRNLGDFSMKDQILVDLIKVLGRCSWIASPERCPCPIVNASFLRVLDHILCIARTVHISGSFYAVRNLLLELSTECLDVEASYGLSYYDPTIAELREQAAKSYFSCVFQASEEADEVVFQMPQRRSPLNSKLSKIPEMENSFAGLQERLVHSLSDSSYEVRLATLKWLLKFLESRKSDREVSDLLGSELRNIHNWIKSNLQDTLMSRLELDKSHRCTNYILRNLFTWNILLFQKPSDEVTAETIYVGGMDCDSVFQLWDRLISLYELTRHTKTKETLIRCLAICIRRFADAYTNSVLDLEKKKTMEFTESDHLERSARLYACITAFVDMIREHSAPSEPVNMRRAAAESIAASGLLEQAEFVGSYVVNHQIPPETLGMHFEQQEAINMYARQVLALWFACIKLLEDEDDGIRQRLAVDVQKCCNSERHRNSSHAREAPIQVEKVIESSFEYLSSIFGCWIEFSESLLRWVHNAASQVVSEGDLVRRVFDKEIDNHHEEKLLISQICCSQLEKIPISKSWTVDTSNKDQIKNYLRRWRKKFSHQLMSFAKDQSSRMGGIYWIGGFGNHKDSFLPVYSNLLGFYALSSCIFNGEIEDGMSLLSDVIELGKVISPFIRNPLVHNLYLLVVKLHERKIGALAEQTVKFTDDMIWEAFDPYFLLR from the exons ATGGGGACACGGATTTTGAGAATCATATGGAATAACTTGGAGGATCCTCTAAGTCAAACAGTAAAGCAAGTTCATCTTGTTTTTGATCTATTCTTAGATATTGAATCTACTCTTCGTCGGGGTGAAGGTGGTGAGAGAATTAAATCCTTCTTACAAAAGATTGCTTCTGATCTTCTTTGCCTAGGGCCACGGTGTAAGGGGAGATACGCTCCCTTGGCTTCACTGACTAAGAGATTGGGCACAAAACCTATGTTGGATATGAGTCCTAACTTGTTATTTGAAACGGTCCAGGCCtatattgatgatgatgtgtGCACTGCTGCCACATCTTTCCTGAAATGTTTCCTTGAATGCTTACGTGATGAGTGTTGGAGTTCTGATGGTATTGAAGGGGGCTATGCTGTTTATAGAGGGCACTGCTTGCCTCCTTTTTTGTTTGGACTTGCTTCAGGAACTTCAAAGCTCCGCTCAAATTTGAATACTTATGCTGTTCCAGTTATTTTAGATGTGGATGTGGATGGTGTTTTTCCTATGCTTGCCTTCATCTCGGTTGAGCCTAGCGAGGGGAACAGATTGTCATATCCAAAGCTTGTATGTACTAACATGGAACTCAGAGTTGAGCAACAAGTAGCTGTTTTAGTCTCTTTACTTAAGGTATCTCGTTCACTTGCTTTAATTGAAGGGGATATCGATTGGTGGAAAAATTCTGCTGAGCTAAGCACAGAGAGTGTGTTGGAAAATGAATGCAATAATTGTTACGCTCTAGTTTGCATTAAGGGAATAAAGTTTAAGGTTGTGGTTGACTGGCTAGTCTTGGCACTGACCCATGTTGATGAGTCACTCCGTGTAGATGCTGCAGAATCTCTTTTCTTAAATCCCAAGACAGCTACTCTGCCTTCCCATTTAGAACTAACTCTGATGAAGGAAGCTGTGCCATTGAACATGAGGTGTTGCTCAACAGCATTTCAGATGAAGTGGACAAGCTTGTTTAGAAAGTTTTTCTCTCGAGTTCGAACTGCCTTGGAGAGGCAATTTAAGCAGGGTGGCTGGCAACCTACTGTTTCCTTCAGAGACAATGATGGGTCATGCACTGGAACAGAGGAAACTGTAATTAGGAGAGCTGAGgatctatttaattttatgaggTGGTTGAGCAGTTTCCTATTTTTCTCATGCTATCCTTCTGCTCCTTATAAGCGAAAAATAATGTCCATGGAGCTTATTCTTACAATGGCAAGCATTTGGTCTATCACACCTTCTCAGGAAAAACCTGGTTCTGTATCTCCTGAAAGTTGCCTTTATCCTTACAATAAAGGATTCACTTCACCAGATTCAACACTAGTGTTAGTTGGATCAATTATTGATAGTTGGGACCGGCTGAGGGAGAGTTCTTTTCGTATATTACTGCATTTTCCTAACCCACTACCTGGTATTTCAAGTGAAGACATGGTCCAAAAAGTAATAGCATGGTCTAAAAAATTAGTCTGCAGTCCACGTGTGAGAGAGAGTGATGCTGGGGCTCTAACTTTACGGCTTATGTTTAGGAAGTATGTCTTGGAGCTTGGGTGGATAGTCAGAGTTTCAGACATTGTTTGTCTTCCTTTGCAGCCTCAGCAGGTCAACAGAGATGAGCAGGTTTGTAAATCTAGGCCACCTGCTATAGAATATGTGAAATCATTAATTGATTGGTTGGAGGTTGCAGTAGAGGAGGGAGAGAAGGATCTTTCTGAAGCCTGTAAGAACAGTTTTGTTCATGGTATATTACTTGCTCTCCGATATACTTTCGAGGAATTGGATTGGAATTCTGATGCCATATTGTCGGGTTATTCAGAGATGAGATTACTATTAGAGAAGCTCTTGGAGCTGGTCATGCAAATAACTTCATTGGCACTTTGGGTGGTTTCTGCTGATGCTTGGTATCTGCCTGAGGACATGGATGACATGATTAATGATGATAGTTTCTTGTTGGATGTCTCTGAGGAGATGGATGGGCCCACACAAGCTTTAGAGGATGAAGATAAGAAATCAAAACCTACAGAAGATGTAAGGTCATCAGGACAGATTGTTATGGTTGGTTGCTGGCTGGCTATGAAAGAG gTGAGTCTTCTTTTGGGAACTATCATAAGAAAAATTCCTTTGCCAAGTAATGATTGTTCAGATTCAGTAGAATCTGAGAATCGTTTTTCCAATGCTGCTGATGTCTCAATGACGACATTCTCTGTTCCAATGCTTGACTTGAAACAACTTGAAAAAATTGGGAACCATTTCTTGGAAGTCCTTTTGAAGATGAAGCATAACGGTGCAATTGATAAGACAAGGGCTGGGTTTACAGCTCTTTGCAACCGTTTACTTTGTTCGAATGATCCAAG ACTTTGTAGGTTGACAGAGTCCTGGATGGAGCAACTTATGGAAAGAACTGTGGCCAAGGGACAAGTAGTGGATGATTTGTTAAGAAGAAGTGCAGGTATTCCTGCTGCTTTCATTGCTCTATTTCTTGCAGAACCAGAAGGTGCACCGAAGAAGCTTCTCCCGCAAGCACTTCGGTGGCTAATAGATGTAGCTGACAGGTCGTTGCTGGACCTAACTGAAACCaaaggattaaaaaaagaatCTCAGTGTTTattggaaaattcaaaccaacAGTTGAAATCTGCGCTGCCATCTGAGATGAATGCAACTTTCAAATCGTCTAAAATTCGCGATGAGGGTGTCATTCCAACAGTGCATGCATTCAACATCATTAGAGCTGTATTTAATGATACCAACCTAGCTACTGACACCTCTGGTTTTTCTGCTGAAGCTTTGATTGTTTCAATACGCTCATTCTCTTCTCCATACTGGGAAATTCGGAACAGTGCTTGTCTGGCATACACTGCCTTGGTACGTCGTATGATTGGATTTCTTAATGTTCAAAAACGAGAATCTGCACGGCGTGGTCTAACTGGGCTTGAATTTTTTCATAG GTACCCCTCATTGCATTCATTTATATTCAACGAACTGAAACTTATAACTGAGTTGCTTGGTGACACCTCATTGAGTCAATCAGAATCCAACTTAGCAAATGTTGTGCACCCAAGCTTGTGTCCCATGCTGATTCTTCTATCTAGGCTCAAACCTTCACCCCTCGCAAGTGAAAATGGGGATGACCTGGATCCTTTCCTTTTCATGCCATTCATTAGAAGGTGCTCAACCCAAAGCAATCTAAAAGTTCGTATCCTTGCATCCCGAGCTTTAACAGGCCTGGTGTCTAATGAGAAACTGCCTGTTGTCCTTCAGAATATAGCATCTGAACTACCTTATGTTGGGGACCATAACACAGCTATTCCCGCTTCTTCTTCGTGCCCAACCTCTGGAACCCACCGAGCTAACTCCAATTTAATTCATGGAATTCTGTTGCAGTTAGGTTCTCTTGTGGATACAAATTGTAGAAACTTAGGTGACTTTTCAATGAAGGATCAGATTCTTGTTGACTTAATCAAAGTTCTTGGGAGATGTTCATGGATTGCAAGCCCTGAAAGGTGCCCTTGCCCCATTGTCAATGCCTCTTTCTTAAGAGTGCTTGATCACATTCTCTGTATTGCAAGAACAGTCCATATAAGCGGTAGTTTTTATGCTGTACGCAACCTACTTTTGGAGTTATCTACTGAGTGCTTAGATGTTGAAGCTTCTTATGGGCTGTCATATTATGACCCAACAATTGCTGAACTTCGGGAACAAGCGGCTAAATCGTATTTCAGTTGTGTGTTTCAGGCATCTGAAGAAGCAGATGAAGTTGTTTTTCAGATGCCGCAGAGACGTTCTCCTCTTAATTCAAAGTTATCTAAAATACCTGAAATGGAGAATTCTTTTGCTGGGCTCCAGGAGAGGCTGGTCCATTCCTTGTCAGATTCATCTTATGAAGTTCGACTTGCAACATTAAAGTGGCTGCTTAAGTTCCTGGAATCAAGAAAATCAGATAGAGAGGTCAGTGATTTGTTAGGCAGTGAATTGCGGAACATTCATAACTGGATAAAAAGTAACCTGCAGGACACATTGATGAGCCGTTTAGAGTTAGACAAGAGTCATAGATGTACAAACTACATTCTCAGGAATCTTTTCACTTGGAACATTCTGCTGTTTCAGAAACCCAGCGATGAAGTGACTGCTGAAACAATTTATGTTGGAGGGATGGATTGTGATTCTGTATTCCAGCTTTGGGATAGGCTGATATCCCTGTATGAGCTCACAAGACATACTAAAACTAAAGAGACACTCATCAGGTGTTTGGCAATATGCATACGGCGGTTTGCAGATGCATATACTAACTCAGTTCTTGatttagagaagaagaaaaccaTGGAGTTCACTGAGTCTGATCATTTGGAAAGATCAGCTCGTTTATATGCTTGCATTACTGCTTTTGTTGACATGATTAGGGAGCATAGTGCCCCATCAGAGCCAGTGAATATGCGCAGGGCAGCAGCTGAATCTATAGCAGCATCAGGTTTGCTCGAACAAGCTGAATTTGTGGGTTCTTATGTGGTCAACCACCAAATCCCGCCTGAAACTTTAGGTATGCATTTTGAACAACAAGAAGCCATTAATATGTATGCTCGTCAAGTACTAGCTTTATGGTTTGCATGTATCAAACTACTggaggatgaagatgatggGATTAGACAAAGGCTTGCTGTTGACGTCCAGAAGTGTTGTAATTCAGAAAGACACAGAAATAGCTCTCATGCTAGAGAGGCTCCAATCCAAGTGGAAAAAGTGATTGAATCTAGTTTTGAGTACCTATCCTCTATCTTCGGTTGCTGGATCGAATTTTCTGAATCCCTTCTTCGATGGGTGCATAATGCAGCAAGCCAGGTAGTATCAGAAGGGGATCTAGTAAGGCGGGTTTTTGACAAGGAAATTGATAATCATCATGAAGAAAAGCTTTTGATCAGTCAAATATGTTGCTCTCAATTGGAGAAGATTCCTATTTCAAAATCCTGGACAGTTGACACATCGAATAAAGATCAAATCAAAAACTATTTACGCAGATGGAGAAAGAAATTCAGCCATCAGTTAATGTCTTTTGCTAAAGATCAGAGTAGCAGGATGGGAGGAATTTATTGGATTGGTGGTTTTGGCAACCACAAGGATTCATTTCTACCAGTTTATTCAAATCTGCTTGGTTTTTATGCACTCTCAAGCTGCATCTTTAATGGGGAAATTGAAGATGGTATGTCTCTACTATCTGATGTGATTGAACTTGGTAAAGTTATCAGTCCATTTATTAGGAACCCTTTGGTTCATAACCTGTATTTGTTAGTAGTTAAGTTACATGAGAGAAAGATAGGTGCTTTAGCTGAACAAACAGTGAAGTTCACAGATGACATGATTTGGGAGGCTTTTGACCCCTATTTTCTTCTTAGATAA